Genomic DNA from Modestobacter versicolor:
GACCGCGACCTGCGGGTGCTCGGGGTGCACCGAGAGCACGAAGTGCTGGTCGGGGGTGGTCGTGTACATGCACGCGACGCTGCGGAGGTGCCGGCCGGCCAGCGCCGGCATCCGCCGGGCGAGGTGCGCGCGCATCTCCGCGACCTCGCCGGCGGTCACCGTCCGGTCCAGCCGGTCGGGGTCGGTCGGTCGGCCGTTGCGGAAGAAGGCGACCTTCACGCCCTCGGAGTCCGGCCCGTACGCCGGGAAGCCGTAGAGCTGCAGCTCCCCGGTGTTCTCCCAGATGAAGACGGGTTGCTCGCGGAAGGGCCCGACCGGCCCGTCGGGTGCGAACCAGAACAGCAGCTGCCGCTCCACGGTGAGGTGCGGCGCGAGGTCGGGCAGCAGCCGCGGCGCCCAGGCGCCGGCGGAGACGACCAGGGACGCCGCCCGGTGCTCGCCGGTCGCCGTCCGCACGGTGACGCCCTCACCGCCGGCGTCGGCCGCCCACCCCAGCGCGGGTTCGCCGAAGCGGAGGTCGGCGCCGGCCGCCGCCGCCCGGCGGAGGTGCTCGAGCACCGTCTGCTCCGGGCGGACGAAGCCGGCCCGGTCCTCGTGGAGGGCGACGGTGCCGTCCTCGACCGCGAAGGTGGGGAAGCGGCAGCGCAGCTCGGCGGCGTCCAGCAGCTCGTGCGGGAGGTCCCAGGCGCGGGCGCTGGCCAGGCTGCCGCGCACCGTGGCGGAGTCGGCGGGCCCCATCATCAGCCCGCCGGTGAGGGTGAGGACGCCGGGCGAGCTGGCCTGCAGGTCCTCGAACAGCTCGTAGCTGCGGCGCAGCAGCGGGACGTAGGCAGGGTCCTCGTAGTAGGCCTGACGGATGATCCGCGAGTCACCGTGGCTGGACCCGCGGTCGTGGGCGGGGGTGAACTGCTCCAGGCCCAGCACCCGCTGACCGCGGGCGGCCAGGTGTGCCGCGGCGGCGCTGCCCATGCCGCCCAGGCCGAGCACGATGACGTCGAACACCGGCCCATGCTCCCGCACCGGGGTCGGGCGGCGGTCAGACTGGTGCGACCGCCGACCAGCGGACGCTGACCTCACCGTGCCGCCACCGGCGGGCCGGCCCGACCAGCGGCCAGCCCTGGTCGGCCAGCGACTCGCAGGCGGCGGCCCAGCGCTGCCGGGGGCCGAACGTCGACAGCCCGGCCGCAGCCGCCCAGCCGGCGTCGAACGCGCTCAGGAAGGCGTGCACCGGCTGGCCCGGCACGTTGTGGTGGATCAGCGCCTTGGGCAGCCGCTCGGCCAGGTCGGAGGGGCGCTCGAGGTCGGAGACCCGGGCGGCGAGGGTGAGGGTGAGCGGACCGTCCTCGTCCAGGGCCACCCAGGTCGCGCGCCGTCCCCACTCGTCGCAGGTGCCCTCCACCACCAGCCCGCCGGGGGCCAGCGCGCCGCGCATCGTGTCCCAGGCGCGGGCGGCGGACTCCTCGTCGTACTGCCGGAGCACGTTGAACGCCCGCACCAGCACCGGCCGCAGGCCGGCCAGCTCGAAGCCGCCCAGCCGGAAGTCGACCCGGGGCGGGTCGCGCTGCTCGGCGACCGCGGCCACCCGCAGCGGGTCGATCTCCAGGCCGACGACCTCCAGCCGGTCGATCTCCGGCGCCAGCCGGTCCACCAGCTCCAGGGTGGTCACCGCCGACGCGCCGTAGCCCAGGTCGACGACGAGCGGGCGGGCGGCGTCGCGCAGCCGGGCGACCTGGGTGGCGACCAGCCAGCGGTCGACCCGGCGCAGCCGGTTGGCGTTGGTGGTGCCGCGGGTGGGCAGGCCCAGCGCGCGGGCCCGGCCGGCGGCCAGCCGCGGCGCCCGGCGGGACGGGGGCAGCGACGCACGCTGGGTGTGGTCGGCCACGGTCACCCAGGTTAGCCGCGCCGCCGTTTACCGTGGTGCCGTGCAGGAACGCCGTGACGCCCGACTGGCGGACCTGACGACCCTCGAGGTCGGCGGGCCGATCGAGCGGCTGCTCGAGGTCACCACCCGCGAGGAGCTGGTCGCCGCCGTGCGGGACGCCGACGACGCCGGCCGCCCGCTGCTGGTGCTGGGCGGTGGGTCGAACGTCGTCGCCCCGGACAGCGGCTGGCCCGGTGACGTCGTCCTGGTGCGCACCCGCGGCATCGCCCGCCGGGACGTGGGGGACACCGTCGAGCTCGAGGTCGAGGCCGGCGAGCCGTGGGACGACCTGGTCGCCTTCACCGTCGACCAGGGGCTGGCCGGCATGGAGGCGCTGTCGGGCATCCCCGGGTCGACCGGCGCGACGCCCGTGCAGAACGTCGGCGCGTACGGCCAGGAGGTGGCCGCGCTGATCACCGCCGTCCAGGTCTACGACCGGGCGGCCGGGGTGGAGCGCACCTTCCGCCCGGCCGAGCTGGGCTTCGCCTACCGGGACAGCCGGCTCAAGCAGCAGCCCGACGCCCACGTCGTCCTCGCGGTGACCTTCGCGCTGCGGGTGTCGGCGCAGTCCAGCCCGGTGAGCTACGCGGAGCTGGCCAGGGCGCTCGGCGTCGAGCTGGGGGACACCGCACCGCTGGCCGACGTGCGCGCCGCCGTGCTGGCCCTGCGCCGCGGCAAGGGGATGGTCTGGGACCCCGCCGACCCCGACTCGCGCAGCGCGGGCTCGTTCTTCACCAACCCGGTCGTCCCGGTCGAGGCCGCGGTCGAGGGCTGCCCGTCGTGGCCGGCCGGCATCGGCGCCGACGGGGCCGCGCAGGTCAAGCTGAGCGCGGCGTGGCTGG
This window encodes:
- the solA gene encoding N-methyl-L-tryptophan oxidase, which translates into the protein MFDVIVLGLGGMGSAAAAHLAARGQRVLGLEQFTPAHDRGSSHGDSRIIRQAYYEDPAYVPLLRRSYELFEDLQASSPGVLTLTGGLMMGPADSATVRGSLASARAWDLPHELLDAAELRCRFPTFAVEDGTVALHEDRAGFVRPEQTVLEHLRRAAAAGADLRFGEPALGWAADAGGEGVTVRTATGEHRAASLVVSAGAWAPRLLPDLAPHLTVERQLLFWFAPDGPVGPFREQPVFIWENTGELQLYGFPAYGPDSEGVKVAFFRNGRPTDPDRLDRTVTAGEVAEMRAHLARRMPALAGRHLRSVACMYTTTPDQHFVLSVHPEHPQVAVAAGFSGHGFKFVPLVGEVLADLVTERATRHPIALFDPARLSAPVVR
- a CDS encoding class I SAM-dependent methyltransferase is translated as MADHTQRASLPPSRRAPRLAAGRARALGLPTRGTTNANRLRRVDRWLVATQVARLRDAARPLVVDLGYGASAVTTLELVDRLAPEIDRLEVVGLEIDPLRVAAVAEQRDPPRVDFRLGGFELAGLRPVLVRAFNVLRQYDEESAARAWDTMRGALAPGGLVVEGTCDEWGRRATWVALDEDGPLTLTLAARVSDLERPSDLAERLPKALIHHNVPGQPVHAFLSAFDAGWAAAAGLSTFGPRQRWAAACESLADQGWPLVGPARRWRHGEVSVRWSAVAPV
- a CDS encoding UDP-N-acetylmuramate dehydrogenase, whose protein sequence is MQERRDARLADLTTLEVGGPIERLLEVTTREELVAAVRDADDAGRPLLVLGGGSNVVAPDSGWPGDVVLVRTRGIARRDVGDTVELEVEAGEPWDDLVAFTVDQGLAGMEALSGIPGSTGATPVQNVGAYGQEVAALITAVQVYDRAAGVERTFRPAELGFAYRDSRLKQQPDAHVVLAVTFALRVSAQSSPVSYAELARALGVELGDTAPLADVRAAVLALRRGKGMVWDPADPDSRSAGSFFTNPVVPVEAAVEGCPSWPAGIGADGAAQVKLSAAWLVQHAGYGKGTRVGRVGTSSRHSLALTTEPGATATELMEFAQQVVAAVHERFGVTLVPEPTAVRP